From the genome of Triticum aestivum cultivar Chinese Spring chromosome 3B, IWGSC CS RefSeq v2.1, whole genome shotgun sequence, one region includes:
- the LOC123068607 gene encoding uncharacterized protein, which produces MPWCGVFRGMVGLATPAAGDRKRRLGQSQRPRLVVVETGGDGRWWWGRVGSRLKRDSGSISHLIQMYAEFKFQAINAKMDAAEVQFTPLSELTASKQRYRVRVRVCIPLMWETFNPNHDDVGVSLEIFRSTTRDKPSKPIYITHTDKNVFQRGAS; this is translated from the exons ATGCCGTGGTGCGGGGTGTTTAGAGGGATGGTCGGGCTGGCgacgccggccgcgggtgaccggAAACGGCGGTTGGGCCAGAGCCAGCGCCCACGCCTGGTGGTGGTGGAGACAGGCGGGGATGGACGGTGGTGGTGGGGTCGGGTGGGCTCGAGGCTCAAGCGCGACAGCGGCTCCATCTCGCATCTCATTCAG ATGTATGCAGAGTTTAAGTTTCAAGCCATCAATGCCAAAATGGATGCAGCTGAGGTTCAGTTCACCCCACTGTCTGAATTAACAGCTTCAAAGCAGAGGTACAGAGTCCGGGTCCGGGTGTGCATCCCACTGATGTGGGAAACCTTCAATCCAAATCACGACGACGTGGGGGTCAGCCTCGAGATTTTTCGATCGACGACAAG GGACAAACCAAGCAAGCCAATATACATCACGCACACAGATAAAAATGTGTTTCAAAGAGGGGCTAGTTGA
- the LOC123068606 gene encoding receptor-like protein kinase FERONIA: MVLPTLPVTLTFLTLLALLSIAKAADNNSTTSGLILLNCGSSTQNDDDSGRTWDGDTGSKFAPSMKGVAAIALGQTPSLTPRVPYTTARIFTSNYTYSFPVSPGRMFLRLYFFSTAYEYYAVSDAVFGVTSRNLVLLNDFNALQTAQAITSAYLVREFSVNVSSGSLDLTFAPSAQQYGSYAFVNGIEIVPTPDIFATPDIRLVSGDNTSPFTFDADMSLQTMYRLNVGGPAISTEGDSGFYRSWANDAQYILGGSGLTFWKNDNLTISYTSRVPNYTAPVDVYGTARSMGPTAQINLNYNLTWIFPVDAGFFYLLRFHFCEIKYPITKVNQRSFFIYINNQTTQKQMDVIVRSGGIGRPTYTEYVIMAIGSRQVDMWIALHPDLSSKPQYSDAILNGLEVFKLQNYGPSNLAGLSPPLPQKPDVNPTRLSNGERKSKGGIQAIIGGTTGGFALLLIALFSMCVIYRRKKVAKSPGKTDYGHVKHPTKCIKSTCDLVRHFSFAKIQVATKDFDEALIIGRGGFGNVYIGDIDGGTKVAIKRCDQKSQQGFHEFQTEIEMLCNFRHRHLVSLIGYCEEKNEMILVYDYMAHGTLREHLYNTRNPPLPWQQRLEICIGAAQGLHYLHTGVEQGIIHRDVKTTNILLDDRLMAKVSDFGLSKASPDIGNTHMSTAVKGTFGYLDPEYFRLQRLTKKSDVYSFGVVLFETLCARPVINTELPYEQVSLRDWALSCWKNGVLEEIVDPRVKEEITPECFRVFAEIAEKCVADRSIERPSMGDVLWNLEVALQLQQASASYNSNRAEGASSLQISAVHSDKPSTNSTISIAAQEAIFSDIAHAEGR, from the coding sequence ATGGTGCTCCCAACCTTACCGGTTACCCTCACATTCCTCACACTGCTAGCTCTCTTGTCGATTGCCAAGGCGGCTGATAACAACTCCACAACCTCTGGCCTTATCCTCCTAAATTGCGGATCATCAACCCAAAACGATGATGATAGTGGTCGTACTTGGGATGGGGACACCGGCTCCAAATTCGCGCCATCAATGAAAGGAGTTGCAGCCATTGCTTTAGGCCAAACCCCTTCACTCACCCCCAGGGTTCCTTATACAACTGCACGCATCTTTACTTCAAATTACACCTATTCCTTCCCTGTCAGTCCAGGCCGAATGTTCTTACGCCTATACTTCTTTTCAACTGCTTACGAATACTATGCTGTCTCAGATGCCGTCTTCGGAGTCACGTCACGGAATCTTGTCCTCTTAAATGACTTCAATGCTTTGCAAACAGCTCAGGCGATCACTTCTGCCTACCTTGTGCGTGAATTCTCGGTGAATGTTTCTTCAGGCAGCTTGGACCTCACCTTTGCACCATCAGCACAACAGTATGGGTCTTATGCATTTGTGAATGGCATTGAGATTGTGCCCACGCCTGACATCTTCGCAACACCTGACATAAGATTAGTCAGCGGTGATAACACATCTCCATTCACATTCGATGCTGACATGAGCCTCCAGACTATGTACCGGCTCAATGTCGGGGGCCCAGCCATTTCCACGGAAGGTGACTCGGGCTTTTACCGCTCATGGGCCAATGATGCCCAATACATACTTGGTGGCTCTGGGTTGACCTTTTGGAAAAATGATAATTTGACTATCAGTTATACATCTagagtgccgaattacaccgccccAGTTGATGTCTATGGTACAGCTCGGTCGATGGGGCCAACTGCACAGATCAACCTGAACTACAACCTTACATGGATTTTTCCGGTTGATGCAGGTTTCTTTTACCTCCTAAGGTTCCATTTCTGTGAGATTAAGTATCCTATTACCAAGGTGAATCAGAGGTCATTCTTCATCTACATCAACAACCAGACAACGCAGAAGCAAATGGATGTCATCGTCCGGAGCGGAGGAATCGGTAGACCAACGTACACTGAATATGTTATCATGGCTATTGGTTCTCGTCAGGTGGACATGTGGATTGCACTTCACCCTGATCTTTCAAGTAAACCACAGTATTCGGATGCAATTCTGAATGGTCTCGAGGTCTTCAAGCTACAGAATTACGGACCGAGCAATCTTGCTGGGCTCAGTCCTCCACTTCCGCAAAAGCCTGATGTGAATCCTACTAGGCTATCTAATGGTGAAAGAAAATCCAAAGGTGGCATACAAGCAATCATCGGTGGTACTACTGGTGGTTTTGCTTTATTGTTGATTGCCCTTTTCAGCATGTGTGTTATATACAGACGGAAGAAGGTAGCGAAGAGTCCCGGCAAGACCGACTATGGACATGTGAAGCATCCAACTAAATGCATAAAGTCTACATGTGATCTTGTACGTCATTTCTCATTTGCTAAAATTCAAGTTGCCACCAAAGACTTTGATGAAGCACTTATTATCGGCAGAGGCGGTTTCGGGAATGTCTACATCGGCGATATAGATGGAGGGACAAAGGTGGCAATCAAGCGATGTGACCAGAAATCCCAACAAGGCTTTCATGAGTTCCAGACTGAAATCGAGATGCTGTGCAATTTCCGCCATCGCCACCTTGTGTCTCTGATTGGCTATTGTGAGGAGAAGAATGAGATGATTCTGGTGTATGACTACATGGCTCATGGAACACTGCGTGAGCATCTGTACAACACCAGGAACCCACCACTACCGTGGCAGCAGCGCCTTGAGATTTGCATCGGTGCAGCCCAAGGACTGCATTACCTCCACACCGGCGTAGAGCAAGGAATCATCCACCGTGACGTCAAGACCACCAACATCCTACTGGATGATAGGTTAATGGCAAAGGTTTCCGACTTCGGTCTGTCTAAGGCTAGTCCAGACATTGGAAACACCCACATGAGCACTGCTGTGAAGGGCACCTTTGGATATCTTGATCCGGAGTACTTCCGGCTGCAGCGTCTCACCAAAAAATCAGATGTGTACTCTTTCGGGGTCGTGTTGTTTGAGACCCTGTGTGCGCGCCCTGTGATAAACACTGAGCTCCCTTATGAGCAAGTGAGCTTGCGTGACTGGGCGCTATCTTGCTGGAAGAACGGTGTACTTGAGGAGATTGTTGACCCCCgtgttaaggaggaaatcacccctGAGTGCTTCAGGGTTTTTGCAGAGATAGCAGAGAAATGTGTAGCTGATCGTAGCATAGAGAGGCCATCAATGGGTGATGTACTTTGGAACCTTGAGGTCGCACTCCAGCTGCAGCAGGCTAGTGCAAGCTACAACAGCAACCGTGCAGAGGGTGCTTCATCTCTTCAGATCAGCGCGGTGCATTCAGACAAACCATCCACCAACTCAACAATTAGCATCGCAGCACAGGAAGCCATATTTTCAGATATTGCGCATGCAGAAGGCCGATAA